Proteins found in one Mangifera indica cultivar Alphonso chromosome 15, CATAS_Mindica_2.1, whole genome shotgun sequence genomic segment:
- the LOC123198240 gene encoding cytochrome P450 704C1-like has translation MLKVILQKLMLCISCETYGSLAATISFLLFFIMITLNEFSSFFLPLTAAALALVFVLRFRRPQSPQKTKKFHPIGTSQPREILNYYRIHDFMAELLRKYKTYRVATFFRNAIFTTDPAVVEYILKTNFSNYGKGLYQYKILTDLLGDGIFAVDGDKWKHQRKVSSYEFSTKILRDFSSVVFKSTAVKLARKVSEASASNRSIDMKDLFMKATLDSVFKVILGIDLDVMSNTYEEGAKFTEAFDKANAITSFRYVDVFWKIKRFLNIGSEYELRKNIKLVDDFVYKLIKRKIERLNNNPHDQLHPEKKEDLLSRFLELNETDPKFLRDIVLNFVIAGKDSTSTTLSWFFYLLCKHPDIQEKIAKEIVEETQVRSNSSIEELAAKVNEETLDKMHYLHAALSETLRLYPAVPLDAKICFSDDTLPDGFSVNKGDMILYVPYAMGRMKALWGSDAEEFRPERWLNVNGNFQPKSPFIFTAFQGGPRICLGKDFAYRQMKIFCMILLGSYKFKLNDENKPVKYRTSLTLHIEGGLHLRVFPRSSHETNA, from the exons ATGTTGAAAGTGATCCTACAGAAACTTATGCTTTGTATATCTTGTGAAACTTATGGTTCATTGGCTGCCACAATCTCATTTCTACTCTTCTTCATCATGATCACCCTAAATgaattttcttccttcttcctcCCTCTCACAGCAGCTGCTTTAGCACTCGTGTTCGTCCTCAGATTCCGTCGCCCACAATCGCCTCAGAAGACCAAAAAATTTCACCCTATCGGAACCTCTCAACCCAGGGAGATACTAAATTACTACAGGATCCATGACTTTATGGCTGAGCTTTTACGCAAATATAAAACGTACAGAGTGGCTACTTTCTTCAGAAATGCGATTTTCACCACTGATCCTGCAGTTGTTGAATACATCCTCAAAACAAACTTTTCTAACTACGGCAAG GGATTGtaccaatataaaattttgacagATCTACTGGGCGATGGGATCTTCGCTGTAGACGGAGACAAGTGGAAACATCAAAGGAAAGTATCGAGCTATGAATTCTCCACCAAGATATTGAGGGACTTTAGTAGTGTAGTTTTTAAATCCACTGCCGTGAAGCTTGCTCGAAAAGTTTCTGAAGCTTCAGCATCAAACCGATCAATTGACATGAAA GATCTTTTCATGAAAGCAACCTTAGATTCTGTGTTTAAGGTCATATTGGGCATAGATTTGGATGTTATGTCTAACACTTATGAAGAAGGTGCCAAATTCACTGAAGCTTTTGATAAAGCAAATGCAATTACTTCTTTTCGATATGTTGATGTCTTTTGGAAGATAAAGCGGTTCCTCAACATTGGATCAGAGTATGAATTGAGAAAGAATATCAAACTGGTTGATGATTTTGTATACAaactaattaaaagaaaaattgagcgACTCAATAATAATCCACATGATCAGTTACATCCT GAGAAGAAAGAGGACCTTCTGTCACGGTTTTTGGAACTCAACGAGACAGATCCAAAATTCTTGAGGGACATAGTTCTCAATTTTGTAATTGCTGGCAAAGATAGCACATCCACCACTCtttcttggtttttttatttgctttgtaAGCACCCTGATATACAAGAAAAGATTGCAAAAGAAATAGTAGAAGAAACCCAAGTGAGAAGTAATTCAAGCATTGAGGAACTTGCAGCCAAAGTAAATGAAGAAACCCTTGACAAGATGCACTATCTCCACGCCGCTTTATCGGAGACACTCAGGCTCTATCCCGCAGTTCCTCTG GATGCGAAGATTTGCTTTTCTGATGACACACTTCCTGATGGCTTCAGTGTGAATAAAGGAGATATGATCCTATATGTACCTTATGCAATGGGTAGGATGAAAGCTTTATGGGGTAGTGATGCAGAAGAATTCCGGCCAGAGAGATGGCTCAATGTAAACGGCAATTTCCAACCCAAGAGCCCTTTCATATTCACAGCCTTCCAG GGGGGTCCGAGAATCTGTCTAGGAAAAGATTTTGCTTACAggcaaatgaaaattttctgtATGATCCTTCTCGGAAGCTACAAATTCAAGCTCAATGATGAAAACAAACCAGTCAAGTATAGAACTTCTTTGACTCTTCATATTGAAGGTGGCCTCCATCTCCGTGTCTTCCCAAGATCGAGCCATGAAACTAATGCTTAA